A genomic region of Torulaspora delbrueckii CBS 1146 chromosome 7, complete genome contains the following coding sequences:
- the PRB1 gene encoding proteinase B (similar to Saccharomyces cerevisiae PRB1 (YEL060C) and YSP3 (YOR003W); ancestral locus Anc_6.14): MRFEQTVLPVAALASLGAALVIPELKGKVLCHGKDKALDHPKDKALDHPRERPQHRGPRRGPRRGPPPPLPEGRHDGPSHEGHHDALPEHRGIVHKMGEGVAPLSIPPNAFPHRYIVVLKHSSPEEIALHMEAITQSQLQSVGELAQDDPFFSAQGVRTTGGIQDSFDVAGLLNGYVGYFTDAVVELIRKSPMVDFVEMDSPVHASEFDTQNGAPWGLSRISHRERLNLGSFNKYLFDDEAGKGVTSYVIDTGINVKHQDFEGRAHWGKTIPTNDEDLDGNGHGTHCAGTIASKHYGVAKGADVVAVKVLRSNGSGSMSDVIKGVEFAAQSHQKAVKDKKKGFKGSTANMSLGGGKSPALDLAVNAAVKAGIHFAVAAGNENQDACNTSPAAAEQAVTVGASTLSDDRAYFSNYGKCVDIFAPGLNILSTYIGSDDATATLSGTSMASPHVAGLLTYFLSLQPDSDSDFFDAGSQGVTPEQLKKKLIAYSTKDILYDLPEDTPNALIYNGGGHGLKGFWDGHDKQEANTRFQDTDLQELSDNLGAKTDALFDQVRDVLDRLNII; this comes from the coding sequence ATGAGATTCGAACAGACCGTTTTACCGGTCGCTGCTTTAGCCTCTTTGGGGGCTGCTTTGGTTATTCCAGAGCTCAAGGGCAAGGTGCTCTGCCATGGTAAGGATAAGGCGCTAGACCATCCTAAGGACAAGGCACTCGACCATCCTAGAGAGAGACCACAACACCGTGGTCCTCGTCGCGGACCTCGTAGAGGTCCTCCTCCTCCACTTCCTGAGGGACGCCATGATGGTCCTTCTCATGAAGGACATCACGATGCTCTTCCGGAGCATCGTGGCATCGTTCACAAGATGGGCGAAGGTGTGGCCCCACTGTCCATCCCTCCTAATGCATTCCCTCATCGCTACATTGTTGTTCTCAAGCACTCTTctcctgaagaaattgctcTTCATATGGAAGCTATCACTCAATCCCAATTGCAATCCGTTGGTGAATTGGCTCAGGATGATCCATTCTTTTCTGCTCAAGGTGTTCGTACCACTGGTGGTATTCAGGACTCCTTTGACGTTGCAGGTTTGTTGAATGGTTATGTTGGTTATTTCACCGATGCTGTCGTTGAGCTCATTCGTAAGAGTCCAATGGTCGATTTCGTTGAAATGGACTCTCCAGTGCACGCATCTGAGTTTGACACCCAAAACGGTGCTCCTTGGGGTTTGTCTCGTATCTCTCATAGAGAACGCTTGAACCTAGGTTCTTTTAACAAGTAcctctttgatgatgaagctggTAAAGGTGTGACTTCTTACGTCATCGATACTGGTATCAACGTTAAGCACCAGGATTTTGAAGGTAGGGCGCACTGGGGTAAGACCATTCCTAccaacgatgaagatctAGATGGTAACGGTCATGGTACTCATTGTGCTGGTACTATCGCTTCTAAGCACTATGGTGTTGCCAAAGGTGCTGATGTGGTCGCTGTCAAAGTTTTGAGATCTAACGGTTCCGGTTCCATGTCTGATGTCATCAAGGGTGTTGAGTTTGCTGCTCAATCCCATCAAAAGGCTGtcaaggacaagaagaagggcTTCAAGGGCTCTACCGCTAATATGTCTCTAGGTGGTGGTAAATCACCAGCTTTGGATCTTGCTGTCAATGCTGCTGTTAAAGCAGGTATTCATTTTGCCGTTGCTGCAGGTAACGAAAATCAAGATGCTTGTAACACTTCCCCAGCTGCAGCAGAGCAAGCTGTCACCGTCGGTGCCTCGACTCTAAGTGATGATAGAGCTTACTTCTCCAACTACGGTAAGTGTGTTGATATCTTTGCTCCTGGTCTAAATATCCTCTCCACTTACATCGGTTCAGATGATGCTACCGCTACTTTGTCCGGTACTTCTATGGCCTCTCCACACGTTGCAGGTTTGTTAACCTACTTCTTGTCGTTGCAACCAGACTCTGACAGCGATTTCTTCGACGCAGGTTCTCAAGGTGTCACCCCAGAGCAACTAAAGAAGAAACTAATCGCTTACAGTACCAAGGATATCCTCTACGACTTACCTGAAGATACCCCTAACGCCTTGATTTACAACGGTGGTGGTCATGGTCTCAAGGGATTCTGGGATGGTCATGATAAACAAGAAGCAAATACTAGATTCCAGGACACtgatttgcaagaattgtCTGATAACTTGGGTGCTAAGACTGATGCATTGTTCGACCAAGTTAGAGATGTCCTAGACAGATTAAACATCATCTAA
- the TDEL0G04560 gene encoding uncharacterized protein (similar to Saccharomyces cerevisiae MPC54 (YOR177C); ancestral locus Anc_6.69), with the protein MSTSLCTRTTAETDPYYIEESSTKIYQNLYNDENHSNARPQDYITGPLEIKGVNYAVEKALRDFEREGRKDRKALRYITNKKIVGISSQTGSLPLTRPATKYVVKKVTFGLSSVVHFEESDIVPKKSVGGPIRGKSILKRSSFNSPSTDYEKIGRRELQNAIARIYNLCDLPFTLFRKDDPLLSLELLARGVCNAFKSHEICWKKVGEEELLELKEKINNLETENETKERELNHFKQELYNDLNRLIPEEQVLKIPDISYGIVKTGIAKIEHISTKWKLRAASCENNDLREENEALREENAELRKGLLGQRDISELLVETKISEKKTIIRTRPINSRIKGVNDERSTVNELILKRLLKASQKSNETLAGEYKELKDLQDSLYEKVHSLKVFLGAMKQAFCNSISREKALERVNLKLISELEGYRFQNDQLKENSVASELELNIRIEQRKNETHGNSTRISVLIRVLEGVIGELQTPSDPEEI; encoded by the coding sequence ATGAGCACTTCACTTTGCACCAGAACCACCGCCGAAACTGACCCATATTACATTGAGGAGTCATCGACAaaaatttatcaaaatCTTTACAATGACGAAAATCATTCAAATGCAAGACCACAGGATTATATAACGGGTCCTTTGGAAATTAAAGGTGTTAACTATGCTGTTGAAAAAGCCCTTAGAGATTTTGAGAGGGAAGGGAGAAAAGACAGAAAGGCATTAAGATATATAACTAATAAGAAGATTGTTGGTATATCTTCACAGACTGGTTCTTTGCCCTTAACAAGACCAGCAACCAAGTATGTCGTCAAAAAGGTAACTTTTGGCCTATCGAGTGTAgttcattttgaagaatccGATATTGTACCTAAAAAAAGTGTGGGGGGACCTATACGAGGTAAATCAATTCTTAAGAGAAGTAGTTTCAACTCTCCCAGCACCGAttatgaaaagattggcAGAAGAGAACTACAAAATGCTATTGCAAGGATTTACAACCTCTGTGATCTACCATTCACGTTGTTTAGAAAAGATGATCCCCTGCTTTCTTTAGAGTTACTTGCTCGTGGTGTATGTAATGCCTTTAAGTCACACGAAATATGTTGGAAAAAGGtgggagaagaagagttaCTGGAGCTTAAAGAGAAGATAAACAACTTGGAGACCGAGAATGAAACGAAGGAAAGGGAATTAAATCATTTTAAGCAGGAATTATACAATGATTTAAATAGGTTGATACCTGAGGAACAAGTGCTAAAAATCCCAGATATAAGTTACGGTATAGTGAAGACAGGAATAGCCAAAATTGAACACATTAGTACGAAATGGAAATTGAGAGCCGCCAGCTGTGAAAATAACGATCtgagagaagagaatgaagCGTTAAGAGAGGAAAACGCAGAGTTAAGAAAAGGTTTACTGGGGCAGAGAGACATAAGTGAACTATTAGTTGAAACTAAAATATCAGAGAAAAAAACCATCATACGAACAAGGCCAATCAACAGTCGAATTAAGGGAGTTAATGATGAGAGATCTACCGTGAACGAATTAATACTTAAACGTTTGCTAAAGGCCAGTCAAAAATCCAACGAAACGTTGGCTGGAGAGTATAAGGAGCTGAAAGATTTGCAAGACTCTTTGTATGAAAAGGTACATAGTTTGAAAGTGTTCCTAGGAGCTATGAAACAGGCATTTTGTAATTCAATATCGAGAGAGAAGGCACTTGAGAGAGTCAACTTAAAACTAATATCAGAGTTGGAAGGTTATCGTTTTCAgaatgatcaattgaaggagaacAGTGTTGCATCTGAGCTAGAGCTTAACATAAGAATTGAGCAGAGGAAGAACGAGACGCACGGAAATTCGACCAGAATCAGTGTGTTAATTCGAGTACTCGAAGGCGTAATTGGGGAGCTGCAAACACCATCAGATCCAGAGGAGATATGA
- the TDEL0G04570 gene encoding uncharacterized protein has protein sequence MYYPIFAILALICKVILCEEYPFDECNALKRDTLSASTQIPGTTFQLIDAPTVESISNRSTEDAAAMNSTAIGTTDISKHYDIGPSRRDTLWGGPILQWSCNARHSIGGGIASFKSTVLSFYNRIGPNSPRFICLQSQGNNLCVSWAIYNPNQLPDGFFAHKIKFASECLAAGRRAQVKVSTSDYLEYACVSDRCAKKLTTMTRPHLTK, from the coding sequence ATGTATTATCCAATTTTTGCCATTTTAGCACTTATTTGCAAGGTGATTCTCTGTGAAGAGTACCCATTTGACGAGTGCAATGCATTGAAGCGGGATACCTTGTCTGCATCGACCCAAATACCGGGCACGACATTCCAACTGATTGACGCTCCAACGGTCGAGTCAATAAGCAACCGCAGTACTGAAGATGCAGCGGCGATGAATTCGACAGCTATAGGAACGACtgatatttcaaagcaCTACGATATTGGTCCTAGCAGAAGGGATACCCTTTGGGGCGGGCCGATTTTGCAATGGTCGTGCAACGCAAGACACTCTATAGGAGGCGGGATAGCCAGTTTCAAGTCAACTGTCCTCTCATTTTACAACAGAATCGGTCCTAACAGTCCCAGGTTTATCTGCCTCCAGAGCCAAGGAAATAACCTATGCGTCTCGTGGGCTATTTACAATCCGAATCAACTGCCAGATGGATTCTTTGCTCACAAGATTAAATTTGCGTCAGAGTGTCTTGCAGCAGGTCGTAGGGCCCAAGTAAAGGTTTCGACAAGCGATTACTTGGAATATGCTTGCGTTAGCGACCGTTGTGCCAAGAAATTAACGACTATGACAAGGCCGCATTTAACGAAATGA
- the FUM1 gene encoding fumarase FUM1 (similar to Saccharomyces cerevisiae FUM1 (YPL262W); ancestral locus Anc_6.13), whose product MLRTGLLSRPLSVVKMSTKAGQFRVETDAFGEIKVAADRYWGAQTQRSLENFRIGGPRERMPEPIVRAFGVLKKSAAVVNESLGTLDPKVAEPIKQAADEVAQGKLTAHFPLVVFQTGSGTQSNMNANEVISNRAIELIGGELGSKQIHPNNHCNQAQSSNDTFPSVMHIAAVTEITRHLLPELAHLRDSLDAKSKEFSDIVKIGRTHLQDATPLTLGQEFSGYVQQVSNGIDRVEGSLHRLKYLAQGGTAVGTGLNTKIGFAEKIAEQVSKETGLDFKTAPNKFEALAAHDAVVEASGALNTVACSLFKIAQDIRYLGSGPRCGYGELSLPENEPGSSIMPGKVNPTQNEALTQVCVQVMGNNAAITFAGASGQFELNVFKPVMISNLLSSVRLLADASYSFRVHCVDGIIANRDRIGKLMHESLMLVTALNPKIGYDAASKVAKNAHKKGITLKQSALDLGVLTESEFDEWVVPENMIGPKP is encoded by the coding sequence ATGTTGAGAACTGGCCTTTTGAGCAGGCCATTGAGTGTGGTTAAGATGTCTACAAAAGCTGGACAGTTCAGAGTCGAAACTGATGCATTTGGGGAGATTAAGGTTGCAGCTGATCGTTACTGGGGTGCACAAACTCAGCGTTCTTTAGAGAACTTTAGAATTGGGGGTCCTCGTGAGAGGATGCCTGAACCAATTGTACGTGCATTTGgtgttttgaagaaatctgctGCTGTGGTGAACGAATCACTTGGTACTTTGGACCCTAAGGTCGCTGAACCTATCAAGCAAGCTGCCGATGAAGTTGCTCAGGGCAAATTGACTGCTCACTTCCCATTGGTTGTTTTCCAGACCGGTTCTGGTACGCAGTCTAACATGAATGCTAACGAGGTTATCTCAAACCGTGCCATTGAGCTTATTGGTGGCGAATTGGGTTCGAAGCAAATCCATCCAAACAACCACTGTAATCAAGCACAATCTTCTAATGATACTTTCCCTTCAGTGATGCATATCGCCGCTGTGACCGAGATCACTAGGCATTTGTTGCCTGAACTGGCTCACTTGCGTGACTCTTTGGACGCTAAGTCCAAGGAATTCAGTGATATCGTTAAGATCGGTAGAACCCATTTACAAGATGCTACTCCTTTGACTTTGGGACAGGAGTTCAGTGGGTACGTACAACAGGTCTCTAACGGTATCGACCGTGTTGAGGGTTCTTTGCACCGTCTAAAGTACTTGGCTCAGGGTGGTACTGCAGTCGGTACTGGTCTTAACACTAAGATTGGATTCGCTGAGAAGATAGCTGAGCAAGTTTCGAAGGAAACCGGTCTCGATTTTAAGACGGCTCCTAACAAGTTTGAAGCTCTTGCAGCACATGATGCCGTTGTCGAAGCTAGCGGTGCTTTGAACACTGTCGCGTGTTCCCTGTTCAAGATTGCTCAAGATATTAGGTACTTGGGATCTGGTCCTCGTTGCGGTTACGGTGAGCTTTCCTTGCCCGAGAACGAACCTGGTTCTTCCATCATGCCGGGCAAGGTCAACCCTACACAAAACGAAGCTTTAACCCAAGTTTGTGTGCAAGTTATGGGTAACAACGCTGCAATCACTTTTGCAGGTGCTTCGGGTCAATTTGAATTGAACGTTTTCAAGCCCGTGATGATCAGCAACCTGTTGAGTTCTGTGCGTTTGCTAGCAGATGCTTCATACTCTTTCCGTGTCCACTGTGTGGATGGTATCATTGCTAATCGCGATCGTATTGGTAAGTTGATGCACGAGTCTTTGATGCTTGTGACCGCTTTGAACCCAAAGATCGGTTACGATGCCGCTTCCAAGGTTGCCAAGAACGCTCACAAGAAGGGCATTACTTTGAAACAATCTGCTTTGGACCTTGGTGTGCTCACTGAGAGCGAGTTTGACGAGTGGGTTGTGCCAGAAAACATGATCGGCCCAAAGCCATAA
- the SOM1 gene encoding Som1p (similar to Saccharomyces cerevisiae SOM1 (YEL059C-A); ancestral locus Anc_6.12) encodes MAPPTPVLAREELPEIPQSKNCVLKSLTQFQCQLRPAGSGLYECVPFKRLFQECRDPSGRFKSRIEVTSPLTNH; translated from the coding sequence ATGGCTCCACCAACGCCCGTACTGGCTCGAGAAGAACTCCCAGAAATACCCCAATCTAAGAATTGCGTCCTAAAGTCTCTAACACAGTTCCAATGCCAACTTCGCCCAGCAGGGAGCGGGCTTTACGAGTGTGTGCCCTTCAAGAGACTATTCCAAGAGTGTCGAGACCCTTCTGGTCGCTTCAAGTCGAGGATTGAGGTTACTTCACCGCTCACCAACCATTGA
- the PCM1 gene encoding phosphoacetylglucosamine mutase PCM1 (similar to Saccharomyces cerevisiae PCM1 (YEL058W); ancestral locus Anc_6.11), with protein MREPLESLIEQYCTTRGYRYVYGTAGFRDDSEKLDTVMFATGIVACLRSQVLNGKPVGVMITASHNPSGDNGVKVVEPDGSMLIQSWESTATELANLLANRPLEDIKAKVGQLTSGESSVRPQLIVGRDSRVSGPHLLSCLVASATSLFDAKITDYGLLTTPQLHFLTNETMITGAHVDEQAYFAHFLGAWDQIAALQPVKLPNVVVDCANGIGGPKMSALLTQWGFAKQCSVINDKCDEPELLNHGCGADFVKTSQRLPNGVKPNANDLYCSFDGDADRVVFYYLDQNLGFHLLDGDKISTLFAYFVAKLLKQCKLDSILSMGVVQTAYANGSSTKYLQDNLQVPVSCTKTGVKHLHHEAVNNYDIGIYFEANGHGTVMFSNKFHETVTNHADQTPELKILKYLAKLINQTVGDAISDMMAVLAVLSILQWSPSRWDREFTDLPNKLTKVVVSDRSAFTTTDQERRLVSPAGLQDKIDEAVARIKSGRSFVRASGTEDAVRVYAEAATQSEKDQLSSIVGDLVREYC; from the coding sequence ATGAGAGAGCCACTGGAATCGCTAATTGAACAGTATTGCACCACTAGAGGGTACCGCTATGTGTATGGAACCGCTGGTTTTCGGGATGACTCTGAGAAGCTCGATACTGTGATGTTCGCTACTGGTATAGTGGCTTGTTTAAGGTCGCAGGTGCTGAATGGGAAGCCTGTCGGAGTTATGATCACTGCTTCGCATAATCCTTCTGGGGACAATGGTGTGAAAGTGGTGGAACCTGATGGATCGATGTTGATTCAGTCCTGGGAGTCTACGGCTACTGAGCTGGCTAATTTGCTGGCGAATAGGCCTTTGGAGGATATTAAGGCCAAGGTAGGACAATTGACTAGCGGTGAGAGTAGTGTGAGGCCTCAATTGATAGTTGGACGGGATTCTCGTGTCTCGGGGCCGCATTTGTTGTCCTGTCTGGTGGCTAGTGCTACTTCTTTGTTCGATGCCAAAATTACTGATTATGGGCTTTTGACTACACCGCAATTGCACTTTCTCACGAATGAAACGATGATTACTGGGGCCCACGTCGATGAGCAAGCTTATTTTGCTCATTTCTTGGGCGCCTGGGACCAGATCGCTGCGTTACAACCCGTTAAGTTGCCTAATGTAGTGGTTGACTGCGCTAATGGTATTGGGGGGCCTAAGATGTCCGCATTACTGACTCAATGGGGGTTTGCCAAGCAGTGCAGTGTGATTAACGACAAGTGCGACGAGCCAGAGTTGCTAAATCATGGTTGTGGTGCTGATTTCGTCAAGACATCTCAACGTCTGCCTAATGGTGTTAAGCCAAACGCGAACGATTTGTATTGCTCCTTCGATGGTGACGCCGATCGAGTCGTCTTCTATTATTTGGACCAGAACCTTGGgtttcatcttctggaTGGTGATAAGATCTCTACGCTGTTTGCGTATTTCGTCGCTAAGTTGTTGAAGCAGTGCAAATTGGACTCTATATTGTCCATGGGTGTGGTCCAAACGGCATATGCCAACGGTAGTTCAACAAAGTACTTGCAAGATAACTTACAAGTACCTGTGAGCTGCACCAAAACCGGTGTCAAGCATTTACACCACGAAGCAGTGAACAACTACGATATCGGCATATATTTCGAGGCCAATGGTCATGGTACAGTAATGTTCTCCAATAAATTCCACGAAACTGTGACGAACCATGCAGACCAGACTCCTGAActcaagattttgaaatatCTAGCCAAGCTGATCAATCAGACTGTCGGTGATGCTATATCTGACATGATGGCGGTACTCGCGGTGCTCTCCATCTTGCAATGGTCGCCCAGCAGATGGGATCGTGAATTTACCGATTTGCCCAATAAGCTTACAAAAGTAGTGGTTTCTGATAGATCAGCGTTCACTACAACTGATCAGGAACGTAGATTAGTTTCACCAGCTGGTCTACAGGACAAGATCGACGAAGCCGTCGCAAGAATCAAATCAGGTAGATCCTTCGTCAGAGCCAGCGGTACTGAAGATGCTGTAAGGGTATATGCCGAAGCTGCCACGCAGTCCGAAAAGGATCAATTGTCATCGATCGTCGGCGACTTGGTGCGCGAGTActgttga
- the KEL3 gene encoding Kel3p (similar to Saccharomyces cerevisiae KEL3 (YPL263C); ancestral locus Anc_6.10), giving the protein MAKKNKKDKEAKKARAELKSKKSQGKAAEKEKKKSKKLLGAEEDDDLDIEQVLANFKKEQEQFEKVVVENIERPSRRINPSMIANPIHGKSELIMFGGEHTIQSTSTTHFFNDLVVFSPDNEQWKRISSQNSPMPRSSAAMVGHPSGVALLHGGEFSSPKQNTFYHYSDTWLLDCATKEWTKIEQKNGPSARSGHRMAVWKNFIILHGGFRDLGTSTTYLNDCWLFDITTYKWKQVEFPQNHPVPDARSGHSLIADQEGAILWGGYCKVKAGKGLQKGKILTDCWYLKMSSNTSAIRWDRKKRQGFQPSPRVGCSMVPHKGRGVLFGGVYDFEETEESLESNFYNDVFTYQINMNRWYSLSLRPQRKKQVKLNNRSTKDQEKELEDLLNKILRNAQLDDQGEEEEIDAAEESTAVEEDSDESESLDKEHVIMNELPHPRFNAATAVVDDTLFIFGGVWEFGEKDYSIDSFYGIDLNKADGVTVYWEDLTALENAKDEDDSDEDEGEEDDDDEEDSEEEQVDQKLVAEDEDEEEEEFEEEEMEIPDPRPWLPHPKAFESLRSFYVRTGATFLEWAISNNRHVKGKHLKTKSFEICESRWWERRDQVRLEEDKLEELGGVGEIIERDTTKTKKRR; this is encoded by the coding sequence AtggccaagaagaacaagaaggataagGAGGCCAAGAAAGCTCGTGCCGAATTGAAGTCGAAGAAGAGCCAAGGTAAGGCAgctgagaaggaaaagaagaaatcgaagaaACTGCTAggtgctgaagaagatgatgatttggaTATCGAGCAAGTGCTAGCAAATTTtaagaaagaacaagagcAGTTTGAGAAAGTTGTTGTCGAGAATATCGAAAGGCCATCTAGGAGAATAAATCCATCTATGATCGCTAATCCAATTCATGGTAAAAGTGAACTAATAATGTTTGGTGGTGAACACACTATACAATCGACATCCACAACCCATTTTTTTAATGATTTGGTTGTCTTTTCCCCGGACAACGAGCAATGGAAGAGAATCTCATCTCAAAACTCCCCAATGCCCAGATCATCGGCAGCCATGGTTGGTCACCCCAGTGGTGTAGCTCTGTTGCACGGTGGTGAATTTTCTTCGCCTAAGCAGAATACGTTTTACCATTATTCAGATACTTGGCTACTGGACTGTGCAACTAAAGAATGGACCAAGATTGAGCAGAAAAATGGACCTTCCGCTCGGTCAGGTCACCGTATGGCTGTTTGGAaaaacttcatcatattGCATGGGGGGTTTCGAGACCTTGGTACTTCGACCACTTATTTGAATGATTGCTGGCTGTTCGATATTACAACTTACAAGTGGAAACAAGTTGAGTTCCCTCAAAACCACCCTGTTCCAGATGCACGGTCAGGCCACTCTCTGATTGCCGACCAAGAAGGAGCGATCTTATGGGGTGGATATTGTAAAGTAAAAGCCGGTAAGGGTTTGCAGAAGGGGAAGATTCTTACTGATTGTTGGTacttgaagatgagttcCAATACCAGTGCAATCAGATGGgacagaaagaagagacagGGGTTCCAACCTTCTCCTAGAGTTGGTTGCTCTATGGTTCCACATAAGGGAAGAGGTGTTTTATTTGGCGGTGTTTACGACTTTGAAGAGACCGAAGAGAGCCTGGAGTCAAACTTTTATAACGACGTCTTCACTTATCAAATCAACATGAATAGATGGTACTCATTATCATTGAGACCCcagagaaagaaacaagtCAAGTTGAATAATAGGAGTACAAAGGACCAGGAGAAAGAATTAGAAGATTTACTGAATAAGATTCTTCGAAATGCCCAGTTAGATGATCAAGGGGAGGAAGAGGAGATCGATGCTGCAGAAGAGAGCACAGCAGTTGAGGAAGATTCAGATGAATCAGAAAGTCTCGACAAAGAACATGTTATTATGAATGAACTACCACATCCAAGATTCAACGCGGCCACTGCAGTAGTTGACGATACGCTATTCATTTTTGGTGGTGTGTGGGAATTCGGTGAGAAGGATTATTCTATTGACTCATTCTACGGTATCGATCTCAACAAAGCTGATGGGGTCACCGTATACTGGGAAGATTTAACTGCCTTAGAAAACGCcaaggatgaagacgattccgacgaggatgaaggcgaagaagacgacgatgatgaggaagatagtgaagaagaacaggtTGACCAAAAGCTGGTCGCCGAAgatgaggacgaagaggaagaagagtttgaagaagaggaaatGGAGATCCCAGATCCACGCCCATGGCTCCCACACCCCAAGGCCTTCGAGTCACTACGTTCCTTCTACGTTCGTACTGGTGCTACCTTCCTCGAATGGGCCATCTCGAACAACAGACATGTTAAGGGCAAACATTTGAAAACGAAGTCCTTCGAGATCTGTGAGAGTCGTTGGTGGGAGAGAAGAGACCAAGTCAGACTCGAGGAAGACAAGCTAGAAGAGTTGGGAGGTGTCGGTGAAATTATCGAAAGAGATACGACAAAGACCAAAAAGAGAAGATAA
- the HAT2 gene encoding Hat2p (similar to Saccharomyces cerevisiae HAT2 (YEL056W); ancestral locus Anc_6.9): MAEEQVDKPLSIDEEYELWRSNVPLMYDFVSETNLTWPTLTLEWLPGNSHSNRQELILGTHTSEEEPNYLKIAAIDLPDEIVPGKEDRERDGFTKSNIKIIKKFKHEQEVTRARYMPQDSNLIATINGSGTVFLYDRSKDGDEGLLSSLGFHEDNGYGLSFNPVDKGKLLSGSDDSKIALWDITTNSTKPVSTWESCHQDGVNDCKWHELNGNTFGSVSEDCTLQLHDQRVKDSVTDKIKTVTAFNTIAFSKHSTNLFAAAGTDSLIYLYDSRRTGNVLHTMSGHESNVTNLEFYAAKDGIVMSSGEDRRVIMWDLMEIGAEQVPDDADDGSPEVVMIHAGHRSPVNDFSMNPNIPWLMASAEEENIVQVWKCSSKLPRVGGLPKVDDSVLE, encoded by the coding sequence ATGGCTGAGGAGCAGGTGGATAAACCACTATCAATTGACGAAGAGTACGAACTTTGGAGATCCAATGTCCCTTTAATGTACGATTTCGTCAGCGAGACGAATCTTACTTGGCCGACTTTGACGCTTGAGTGGCTACCTGGCAACAGTCATAGTAACCGCCAGGAACTAATCTTAGGTACACACacatctgaagaagagcccAATTACTTGAAGATCGCTGCCATTGATCTGCCAGATGAGATAGTGCCCGGTAAAGAAGATCGTGAACGAGATGGCTTCACCAAATCCAATATCAAGATCATTAAGAAGTTTAAACATGAGCAAGAAGTTACTAGAGCTCGATATATGCCTCAGGATAGTAACCTCATTGCTACTATAAACGGTAGCGGTACAGTTTTCTTGTATGACCGTTCTAAGGATGGCGATGAAGGATTACTATCTTCCTTGGGCTTCCATGAGGATAATGGTTATGGTTTATCTTTCAATCCTGTCGATAAAGGGAAGCTTTTGAGTGGTTCTGACGATTCAAAGATTGCCCTTTGGGATATCACAACTAACAGTACAAAACCTGTCTCGACCTGGGAAAGTTGTCATCAGGATGGAGTCAACGATTGTAAGTGGCATGAACTGAACGGTAACACATTTGGCTCTGTTTCGGAAGACTGTACTTTACAATTACATGATCAAAGGGTTAAGGACTCAGTCACTGACAAGATAAAAACCGTAACTGCATTTAATACAATTGCGTTTAGTAAgcattcaacaaatttATTCGCAGCCGCAGGCACTGACTCATTAATATACTTGTACGATTCAAGAAGGACTGGAAACGTGTTACATACCATGTCTGGTCATGAAAGCAACGTAACTAATTTGGAGTTTTATGCTGCAAAAGACGGTATAGTGATGTCTTCTGGTGAGGATAGACGTGTGATCATGTGGGATTTGATGGAAATTGGTGCCGAACAAGTACCAGATGATGCAGATGATGGGTCACCGGAAGTAGTTATGATTCATGCTGGTCATAGAAGTCCTGTAAATGATTTCTCAATGAATCCAAATATTCCTTGGTTGATGGCCAGcgcagaagaagagaacatTGTGCAAGTTTGGAAATGTTCAAGCAAGTTACCGAGAGTTGGAGGTCTACCTAAAGTGGATGACTCGGTGCTAGAGTAA